Proteins found in one Colletes latitarsis isolate SP2378_abdomen chromosome 8, iyColLati1, whole genome shotgun sequence genomic segment:
- the LOC143344772 gene encoding testis-expressed protein 10 homolog → MAKGHKHMKHLKSEKAKVKLKAKKTKQLPKGLNVTNPTFKVKKIVIREQLKRHDDTEILSKRKLNVKDLLSRLQHHNSTVRQDALKELKEMLSQHSLDLLSSQFGSLLQGICALSLDKERNIRHDSLKVLSLILSPVSNDQLSPYCEVLISYLRCAMTHIDPRIKEDALLFLDVLVQNCNNIMARNSNKVLPNFLDMISRLHTEMKPGRQLITSLNSKTTNVKWRIKVLERLASMFNSIVSYYKSQQAVNLNVATQVVHVNKSIRYVPVYLNTNFQNCEIDFEQSNVLKESTAEKVLDAEELMKYVEVLMPLIFDSWMEVCPDEKNVDNSALLISTEALELLKSAIEIIQSIIECINILHTECDINMKYWFKSNFQNIFIKNLLSKFPYNKLAATGNLLSSIRNRKRQGDFSMEESYDMCLGHNLGLCHIYIWFTSIHSDDKAIPKLNKDYCTAVIKYLNEKLENWSSTNSIVLPQLIKLLRTLFLKASKIWYRNHFDLGETLQLIVNACCNQSKKEMQLQLFSLISDIMLDHTLHELHRECAFKQFISTVPKLLLRPKIHENTIQIINKVVLRYRNWIQEELIANHNEILENAKRIEIIGSEDQKESRLMICNLFYFLDAQIFY, encoded by the exons ATGGCTAAGGGTCATAAACATATGAAGCATTTAAAGTCTGAAAAAGCTAAAGTGAAACTGAAAGCGAAAAAAACAAAGCAATTACCGAAGGGATTAAATGTCACAAATCCGACTTTCAAAgttaaaaaaattgtaatacGTGAACAATTGAAACGCCATGATGACACAGAAATTCTTAGTAAAAGAAAGCTTAATGTTAaa GATTTACTGTCACGCCTTCAACATCACAACTCGACAGTTCGACAAGATGCTTTAAAAGAATTGAAAGAAATGTTGTCACAACATTCTTTAGATTTGTTAAGTTCACAATTTGGATCTCTTTTGCAAGGCATCTGTGCATTATCGCTCGATAAAGAGAGAAACATAAGGCATGATTCCTTGAAAGTTTTGAGTTTAATCCTTAGTCCAGTATCTAATGATCAACTTAGTCCATATTGTGAAGTTCTGATTTCATATTTGAGATGTGCTATGACACATATAGATCCTCGTATTAAAGAAGATGCTCTGCTCTTCTTAGATGTACTTGTGCAAAATTGTAACAATATCATGGCAAGAAACAGTAATAAAGTGCTGCCAAATTTTTTAGATATGATTTCTAGATTACATACCGAAATGAAACCTGGAAGACAATTAATAACAAGTTTAAATTCCAAAACTACTAATGTTAAATGGAGAATAAAAGTATTGGAAAGACTTGCTTCTATGTTTAATTCTATTGTGAGCTATTACAAATCACAGCAAGCTGTTAATTTGAATGTGGCTACGCAAGTTGTGCATGTAAACAAAAGTATTAGATATGTTCCTGTTTACTTGAATACAAATTTTCAAAACTGTGAAATTGATTTTGAACAAAGCAATGTTTTGAAAGAAAGTACCGCAGAAAAAGTTTTAGATGCAGAAGAACTTATGAAATACGTGGAAGTATTAATGCCTCTTATTTTTGATAGTTGGATGGAAGTTTGTCCTGATGAAAAAAATGTAGATAATTCTGCACTTTTGATTTCTACAGAAGCATTAGAATTATTGAAAAGTGCTATAGAAATTATACAATCAATAATTGAGTGTATAAATATATTACATACTGAATGCgatataaatatgaaatattggtttaaaagcaattttcagaatatttttataaaaaatttactttcaaAGTTTCCTTATAATAAGTTAGCTGCAACTGGAAACTTGCTTTCATCAATACGAAATAGAAAACGTCAAGGAGATTTTTCTATGGAGGAATCGTACGATATGTGCTTAGGACATAATCTAGGACTTTGCCATATTTATATATGGTTTACATCAATACACAGTGATGATAAAGCCATACCTAAATTAAATAAAGATTATTGTACAGCTGTAATTAAATACTTAAATG aaaaactTGAAAACTGGTCAAGCACAAATAGTATTGTATTACCACAGTTGATCAAGCTCTTGAGAACGTTATTCTTGAAAGCAAGTAAAATTTGGTATAGAAATCATTTTGATCTCGGCGAGACTCTACAATTGATTGTAAATGCATGTTGTAATCAATCAAAGAAAGAAatgcaattacaattattttctctCATTAGTGATATTATGTTAGATCATACTTTACATGAATTACACAG GGAATGCGCATTTAAGCAATTTATTTCGACTGTGCCGAAGCTTCTTTTAAGGCCAAAAATACATGAAAATACAATACAAATAATAA